The region CGCGTCATGGTCGGCAGCTTGTACGCGACGTACGCCAGCACGTCGAACAGGTCACTATTTTCCGCAACGACGATTTGCTGAAGCTCCGCCAGTTGCGTCCACCCGTAACCTTTCTCGGCCAGGCTTTCCAGCAGCGCCTTGCGCGTACCCGGCCGGCTCCAGATTTCGCGAAGCTCGTCTTCGTCGCGGAAAAGCTCGGGCAGGTCGCTGAACATGCGATCCATAAATTCCGCCGACGACAGCGGCCTGCCGTCCGGACCCCAGAAGCTCGTCGCCATCATGTGTTGGATGGTGCGCTCCTTGCCGTCCGCGAGTTTGATTTTGATCTTCCTCCGCGGGCGCTCATCGTCTTCATCCTCGCCAGTCGAATCGGACTCGTCTGTTTGCTCCTCCTTTTCGTCCTCGACTATTTTCGGTCTCGGCGCCGGCTCGATCGGTTCGCCGTCCCATTCGGGATCGTTGAAGTGCTCGTAGGCTTTCACGAAGTCGTAAATCGTGAAGTAGTCCTTGCCATCGAAGAGCCGCGTGCCGCGCCCGATGATCTGCTTGAACTCGATGATGGAGTTGATCGGCCGCATCAGCACGATGTTGCGCACGTTGCGCGCATCCACGCCGGTGGAGAGCTTCTGCGAGGTGGTCAGAATGGTCGGGATGGTCTTGTCGTTGTCCCGGAACGTCTTGAGGAATTGATCGCCCAGCGCGCCATCGTTCGCCGTCACCCGCACGCAGTAGTTCGGGTCGCGGATTTCCTTCATCTGATTAATGAGATCCCGCGCCGCCAGCGCGTGCGCCTGCGTCGCGCAGAATACCAGCGTCTTCTCGCGCGGGTCGATCTGTTCCATGAACAGCTTCACGCGGTATTTCTCACGCGCCATGATCTCGATCACGCGGTTAAAGTCTTCCTCGCCGTAGCGCCGGCCGGCGTCGATCTCGCCCTCGATCACCTCGTCATCGGTGGTGTAAACATAATCATCCAGCGTGGTGGCGATCTGCTTGACCTTGAACGGCGTCAGGAAGCCGTCGTTGATGCCCTCGTTCAGCGAATATACGTACACCGGCTCGCCGAAGTAGCGGTAGGTGTCCACGTTGTCCGTGCGCCGGGGTGTGGCGGTCAGCCCAAGCTGCACGGCGGGCGCAAAATATTCCAGAATGCCGCGCCAGTTGCTTTCGTCGTTGGCGCCGCCGCGGTGGCACTCGTCGATGACGATGAAATCGAAGAAGTCCGGCGGGTAGCTGCCGAAATTGGGCGATGGCCGGCCCTGCGCATCGGTGCCGGTCATGAAGGTCTGGAAGATCGTGAAAAAGATGCTGCCGTTGGTGAGCGCGCGACCCTTTTTGCGGATCTCGTCCGGCCTGATGCGCACCAGCGCGTCTTCGGAAAACGCCGCGAACGCGGAGAACTCGCTGTACGCCTGATCGGTCAGCGTATTGCGGTCGGCCAGAAACAGGATGCGCGGCCGCCGCGTCGGTTCCCCGCTCAGGTTCCAGCGGCTCTGAAACAGCTTCCAGCAGATCTGAAAGGCGATGGCCGTCTTGCCGGTGCCGGTCGCCAGGGTCAGGAGGATGCGCGCCTTGCCTGTGGCAATGGCCTCCAGCGCGTTTCTTGCGGCAATGTCCTGATAGTAGTGCGCCCGCCACGTGCCGCTTTTGTCCGCAAACGGCACGGCGGCGAAGCGGTCGCGCCATACGTTGTGCTCGGCGAATGTCAGATTCCACAGCGTGTCCGGGGCGGGATAGGCGTCTACGTACCCCTCGCGGCCGGCATGCATGTCGACCTGATAGATTCTTCGGCCGTTGGTGGAGTAGGCGAAGCGAACCTGTAGTTTCTCGGCGTATTTCTTCGCCTGTCCCAAACCTTCGGTATCTGCCGCATCGCGCTTCTTGGCCTCGATCACGCCGAGTTTGTGGTCTCGGTAGATGAGTACGTAGTCGGCCACATCACGCTCTCCGTGCTGCCCTGCGCCCAGCAGCCGGCCATGTGTGATCTGCTCGCGCCGCACGCGGCAGGCCTCGACCACGCCCCAGCCCGCCGCCCGCAAGGCCGGATCGATCAGCTCGGCGCGGGTTTCGGCTTCATTCATGCAACACCCCTTCCCTTGGCATGACTTATTGTACAATTGTCACATGAGCGTCGTCGCCGATACAAACATCTTTCTTGCCGTGGCTTTGGATGAGCCGGAAAAGACGAATATTGTTCGTGCGACGGTGGGCGCGGAGATCGCCGCGCCCGAAATCCTGCCCTATGAAATCGGCAATGCGCTTACGGCCATGGTTAAACGCCGGCAGATCGAGGCGCGGCGTGCTCACGACACTTACGAAGTAACGCAGCAGATTCCCGTTCGCCTTCTGGCCGTTGATATCGGCAGCGCGCTCGGCATTGCGCTGCGTTTTGACATTTATGCTTACGACGCCTATTTCCTGGACTGCGCGCGGACGCTGTCCTGTCCACTCGTGACGCTGGATCAGCGAATGCTGCAGGTTGCCAGCGAAATGGGCATCAAGACATTGGAGCTGGCACTATGAAAGTGTTCACCTATTCGCAAGCGCGCCAGAATCTGGCCATGCTTCTCACCCTGGCGCAAACCGAACCCGTCCGGATCAGACGCAAGGATGGTTCGGTTTT is a window of Gammaproteobacteria bacterium DNA encoding:
- a CDS encoding type II toxin-antitoxin system VapC family toxin, with protein sequence MSVVADTNIFLAVALDEPEKTNIVRATVGAEIAAPEILPYEIGNALTAMVKRRQIEARRAHDTYEVTQQIPVRLLAVDIGSALGIALRFDIYAYDAYFLDCARTLSCPLVTLDQRMLQVASEMGIKTLELAL
- a CDS encoding DEAD/DEAH box helicase family protein — its product is MNEAETRAELIDPALRAAGWGVVEACRVRREQITHGRLLGAGQHGERDVADYVLIYRDHKLGVIEAKKRDAADTEGLGQAKKYAEKLQVRFAYSTNGRRIYQVDMHAGREGYVDAYPAPDTLWNLTFAEHNVWRDRFAAVPFADKSGTWRAHYYQDIAARNALEAIATGKARILLTLATGTGKTAIAFQICWKLFQSRWNLSGEPTRRPRILFLADRNTLTDQAYSEFSAFAAFSEDALVRIRPDEIRKKGRALTNGSIFFTIFQTFMTGTDAQGRPSPNFGSYPPDFFDFIVIDECHRGGANDESNWRGILEYFAPAVQLGLTATPRRTDNVDTYRYFGEPVYVYSLNEGINDGFLTPFKVKQIATTLDDYVYTTDDEVIEGEIDAGRRYGEEDFNRVIEIMAREKYRVKLFMEQIDPREKTLVFCATQAHALAARDLINQMKEIRDPNYCVRVTANDGALGDQFLKTFRDNDKTIPTILTTSQKLSTGVDARNVRNIVLMRPINSIIEFKQIIGRGTRLFDGKDYFTIYDFVKAYEHFNDPEWDGEPIEPAPRPKIVEDEKEEQTDESDSTGEDEDDERPRRKIKIKLADGKERTIQHMMATSFWGPDGRPLSSAEFMDRMFSDLPELFRDEDELREIWSRPGTRKALLESLAEKGYGWTQLAELQQIVVAENSDLFDVLAYVAYKLPTMTREARVFRCKARSYSQYDYKQQAFLDFVLSQYEKEGVGELDQDKLGSLLEIKYHSVSDAAAELGGVSNIRDLFVDFQRYLYERPDAP